The genomic interval TCGAGCCACTTCTTGACGGCGTCGGCCTCCTTGCCCTTGCCGTACTCGTTGACCACGAGGTCCTCGAGGCTGTTGTACTGCTTGTCGTCGAGCTTGATGCCGCCGATGAACTCCGCGGCGTCCGCGAACTCGTCGGCGAAGCCCTTCTTCCCCAGGAAGTGCAGGCCCTCCTTCTTGCCCATGGCGCCCTCGGGGTCCTTGAGGTCCTTCACGGGGAAGGCCGTGTTGGCCCAGAAGGGGCGCCACAGGGTGACGACGATGTCCTTCTCCGCGTCGGTCGCCTTCTTCAGCTCGCTGAGCATGGCGGTCGTCGAGGAGGTGACGAGCTCGTACTCCTTGTCGAGGCCGTACGTGGGCATCGCATCGTCCTTGACGACACCGGTGAGGCCGGCGCCGGGCTCGATGCCGATGATCTTCCCGTCGAACATGTCGGCGTTGCCCTTGAGGTCGGAGATCGACTCGATCTTCGTGTACTTCGGGACGGCGATGGTGAGCACCGCGTTGCCGTAGTACGTGTCGAGGTCGTCGATGTCGTCGCCGTACTTGTCCATGTACTTCTTGTGGGTGACCTCGGGCCATGCCGACGGGTAGATGTCGATGTCGCCCTTGGCGAGCCCCGCGTACAGCGCCGCGGGCTCCTCGATCTCCTGGTGCTTGACGGAGTAGCCCATCTCGCTGAGCCGGTTGTCCAGGAGGTAGGCGGTGCTCAGGCCGTCCGTCCACGAGGGGACGTAGCCCATGACGATCTCCTTGCCGCCGCTGTCGCCGGAGTCGCCCGAGTCGCCGCCGGTGGTGGCGTTGCCGGAGCAGGCCGCGAGGCCGAGCCCCACGAGTCCCGCGCCGCCGATCAGGGCGCTGCGGCGGGCGAGGGGGCGGGTGCTGAGGACGTGTCGTTCGTTCATCTCTGCTTCTCTCCTTCGGTCGGGATGTGGGATGCGGCGGGGGTCAGGCGTTCGAGTCGGCAGATGCGGACGCGACCGCAGACCCGCTCGGGGCGCTCGGGGCGTTCGCCGAGGACGACGCCGAGGCGCCCGACGCGGACTTCTTCGCCCGGTTGCCGCGCGCCTTCCGCGCGAGCGCGATCAGTGAGCTGCCGTACTGGTTCGGCGTGCCCAGGGCGGCGGTGAGGCGATCGAGGAACACGGCGAGGAAGACCACGGACAGGCCGGCCTCCACGCCGAGCGGCAGGTCGAGGCTCGAGATCGCCTGGACGACCTGCTTGCCGAGCCCGGGAGCGCCGATCATGCCGGCGATGACGCCCATCGAGAGGGCGAGCATGATGACCTGGTTGACGCCCGCCATGATCGTGGGCACGGCGAGCGGAAGCTGGATGCCGCGCAGGATCTGCCAGGGGGTCGCGCCGAAGGCCTCGCCGGCCTCGACGGTCTCGCCGTCGACCTGGCGGATGCCCAGCTCGGTCATGCGCACCCCGGGCGGCAGCGCGAAGATGATCGTCGCGACCATGCCGGGCACCACGCCGATGGAGAACATGGTGACCGCGGGGATCAGGTAGACGAAGGCGGGCATCGTCTGCATGAAGTCCAGGATCGGTCGGACAATCGCGCTGACCACGCGGTTGCGAGCGGCGAGCACTCCCACCGGGATCGCGATCACCACGGCGATCACGGTCGCCACCAGCACCAGTGCGGTGGTCTCCATCATGTGCACCCACTGCCCCATGGACAGCACGAGCGCGAACATGACGACGGTGCCGATCGCGAACTTCCAGGAGCGCACGGCCCATGCGAGCAGCGCGCAGATGATGATCAGCGCGATCGGCGCGATCCCGGTGAGGCCGAGAGTGAGGTTCTCGACCAGGAACGTGAAGATCAGCTTGATGGCGTCGAACAGCCAGCCGACGTTCTCCGTCAGCCAGTCGATGGCCGACTCGACCCAGTCGCCGATCGGGATGGCGGGGATGATGCTCTCGTCGGGGTTCATCGGGCCTCCCCTCCCTGGTGCTCGGTCGTGTCATGCGCGCTGCGCGAGGCGCGGTCCGCGGCGTCTCCGAGAGTCGCCGAGGAGATCGTGCGGCGATCGCTCGCCACAGCGGCGGCGGGCGCATCGGGGCGGCCGCTCTCCCCCGTCGGATCCGGCGGTGACGGGGGCTCCGAGGGCGATCCGCGGTGCTCGTCGTTCGCGACGCCCGCGGCG from Brachybacterium kimchii carries:
- a CDS encoding ABC transporter permease codes for the protein MNPDESIIPAIPIGDWVESAIDWLTENVGWLFDAIKLIFTFLVENLTLGLTGIAPIALIIICALLAWAVRSWKFAIGTVVMFALVLSMGQWVHMMETTALVLVATVIAVVIAIPVGVLAARNRVVSAIVRPILDFMQTMPAFVYLIPAVTMFSIGVVPGMVATIIFALPPGVRMTELGIRQVDGETVEAGEAFGATPWQILRGIQLPLAVPTIMAGVNQVIMLALSMGVIAGMIGAPGLGKQVVQAISSLDLPLGVEAGLSVVFLAVFLDRLTAALGTPNQYGSSLIALARKARGNRAKKSASGASASSSANAPSAPSGSAVASASADSNA
- a CDS encoding glycine betaine ABC transporter substrate-binding protein codes for the protein MNERHVLSTRPLARRSALIGGAGLVGLGLAACSGNATTGGDSGDSGDSGGKEIVMGYVPSWTDGLSTAYLLDNRLSEMGYSVKHQEIEEPAALYAGLAKGDIDIYPSAWPEVTHKKYMDKYGDDIDDLDTYYGNAVLTIAVPKYTKIESISDLKGNADMFDGKIIGIEPGAGLTGVVKDDAMPTYGLDKEYELVTSSTTAMLSELKKATDAEKDIVVTLWRPFWANTAFPVKDLKDPEGAMGKKEGLHFLGKKGFADEFADAAEFIGGIKLDDKQYNSLEDLVVNEYGKGKEADAVKKWLEDNPDVLPEVKKS